In Myxococcus stipitatus, the sequence AGCTCCTTCCACTGGAAGGCGGACAGGGCGCTCTCGACGAGGCCGAGCACCAGCAGGGCCACCACCGCGACGGGCGTGGACAGAGGGGCCGCCGGGGCCGTGGCGGGGGCGCTCTTGGAGGACTTCGAACTCATGCATGCTCCGGGGGCGGGGTCATCAGGACGAGCAGTCGGGCGGAGTCGGGGCCTTCGTTGGCGACGCCATGCTCGGCACCCGAAGGAGCGAAGACCGCGGCACCCGGGCCGTGGACCTCCTCCTCGGCGCCGACGCGGAAGCGGCAGCGCCCCTCCAGCACCACATACACCTTGTCGGACGTGGCGTGGCGATGGGGTTTCTGGGCCTGGCCGGGCGCCAGGCAGTAGACGTCCAGGAAGAAGCGCTCGGACTGAAAGACGTTGTGCTTGCGCAGCTTCTCCGGGGAGAAGTCCTGGAAGGACGACAGGTGCTTCACATCCATCGTGGCAATCGCTCCTTCGCCTCTATATAGC encodes:
- a CDS encoding cupin domain-containing protein, which produces MDVKHLSSFQDFSPEKLRKHNVFQSERFFLDVYCLAPGQAQKPHRHATSDKVYVVLEGRCRFRVGAEEEVHGPGAAVFAPSGAEHGVANEGPDSARLLVLMTPPPEHA